In Tepidamorphus gemmatus, one genomic interval encodes:
- a CDS encoding cold-shock protein, with the protein MRQTGTVKFFNQSKGYGFISPDGGGSDVFVHVSDVQRSGIPALDQGMRISYETQPDKRGKGPKAVELQVAG; encoded by the coding sequence ATGCGCCAGACCGGCACGGTAAAATTCTTCAATCAATCCAAGGGTTACGGATTCATTTCGCCGGATGGTGGCGGTAGCGACGTGTTCGTCCACGTATCCGACGTGCAGCGTTCCGGCATTCCGGCGCTGGACCAGGGCATGCGTATCTCCTACGAGACACAGCCCGACAAGCGCGGCAAGGGGCCCAAGGCGGTCGAACTGCAGGTCGCCGGCTGA
- a CDS encoding 3-hydroxyacyl-CoA dehydrogenase NAD-binding domain-containing protein, with product MSSVVDVRRDGDIAVVTIDNPPVNALGHAVRSGLHAAMRELRDDASVKAVVLAGAGRTFPAGADITEFGNPLQPPGLGEVIEQIEAMPKPVIAALHGTPLGGGFELALGCHWRVAAKGTRPGLPEVKLGILPGAGGTQRLPRLIGPVEALPIIVGGEPIPAERALQLGAIDEIAEGDVIEAAIAFARRVLAEKRPIVRVSEREDKIAAARADRSAFEAAAAEATARTRGLEAPVACAKAVGFAIDLPFAEGLKREHALFLDLVKSDQSKAQRHLFFAEREAAKVADMPKDTKPRPVVRAAVIGAGTMGGGISMCFANAGIPVTIVDATEEALQRGLGTIEKNYGISVSRGRMSADDLTARMGLISGTTDMTAVADADIIIEAVFEEMEVKRDIFGRLDRIAKPSAVLATNTSYLDVNEIARATGRPGSVLGMHFFSPANVMKLLEIVRGKATEPEVLATAIDVARKLKKVPVVVGVCFGFVGNRMLRARSLESERLLLEGASPAQVDRALTDFGFPMGPFAMIDLAGLDIGWRIRKAMGPTADGGPAPIADQLCEMGRFGQKTGRGFYIYEKGARGGTPDPEVAALIERTAADMGIVRREISDEEIVERLIYPMISEGAKILDEGIAQRPGDIDIVWVNGYGFPVRLGGPMHWADTVGLAHIRDRLRHWAQFNPALQPAPLLERLADEGRGFASLRTGRDKAA from the coding sequence ATGAGTTCCGTCGTCGACGTGCGCAGGGACGGCGACATCGCCGTCGTAACCATCGACAATCCGCCGGTGAATGCGCTCGGCCATGCGGTCCGCAGCGGTCTTCATGCGGCGATGCGGGAGCTGCGCGACGACGCCTCGGTCAAGGCCGTGGTGCTCGCCGGCGCGGGGCGCACCTTCCCCGCCGGGGCCGACATCACCGAGTTCGGCAACCCGCTGCAGCCGCCGGGTCTCGGCGAGGTGATCGAACAGATCGAGGCAATGCCGAAGCCGGTGATCGCCGCCCTGCACGGGACGCCGCTCGGCGGCGGCTTCGAGCTGGCGCTTGGCTGTCATTGGCGCGTCGCGGCGAAGGGCACCCGGCCGGGGCTGCCGGAGGTCAAGCTCGGCATTCTGCCCGGAGCGGGCGGAACCCAGCGCTTGCCGCGCCTGATCGGCCCGGTGGAGGCGCTGCCGATCATCGTCGGTGGCGAGCCGATCCCGGCCGAACGGGCCTTGCAGCTCGGAGCGATCGACGAGATCGCCGAGGGAGACGTGATCGAGGCAGCGATCGCCTTCGCGCGCAGGGTCCTTGCGGAGAAGCGACCGATCGTGCGCGTCAGCGAGCGCGAGGACAAGATCGCCGCGGCGCGCGCCGACCGGTCCGCCTTCGAGGCGGCTGCGGCGGAGGCCACCGCGCGGACCAGGGGGCTCGAGGCGCCGGTTGCCTGCGCAAAGGCGGTCGGATTCGCCATCGACCTGCCGTTTGCGGAAGGGCTGAAGCGGGAGCACGCGCTCTTCCTCGACCTCGTCAAGAGCGACCAGTCGAAGGCGCAGCGCCATCTGTTCTTCGCCGAGCGCGAGGCGGCCAAGGTTGCCGACATGCCGAAGGACACGAAGCCGCGGCCGGTTGTGCGCGCCGCCGTGATCGGCGCCGGCACGATGGGCGGCGGCATCTCGATGTGCTTCGCCAATGCCGGCATTCCGGTGACGATCGTCGACGCCACCGAGGAGGCTCTCCAGCGCGGCCTCGGCACCATCGAGAAGAACTACGGAATCTCGGTGTCGCGCGGCCGCATGAGCGCTGACGACCTGACGGCGCGCATGGGGCTGATCTCCGGCACCACCGACATGACCGCCGTCGCCGACGCCGATATCATCATCGAGGCGGTGTTCGAGGAGATGGAGGTCAAGCGCGACATCTTCGGCAGGCTCGACAGGATCGCCAAGCCCTCGGCGGTGCTGGCCACCAACACGTCCTATCTCGACGTCAACGAGATCGCGCGGGCCACGGGCCGGCCGGGCTCGGTGCTGGGCATGCACTTCTTCAGCCCGGCCAATGTCATGAAGCTGCTCGAGATCGTTCGCGGCAAGGCGACCGAGCCCGAGGTCCTGGCGACCGCGATCGACGTCGCGCGCAAGCTGAAGAAGGTTCCGGTGGTCGTCGGGGTCTGCTTCGGCTTCGTCGGCAACCGGATGCTGCGGGCGCGGTCGCTGGAGTCCGAGCGCTTACTGCTCGAAGGGGCAAGCCCGGCCCAGGTCGACAGGGCGCTGACCGATTTCGGCTTCCCGATGGGTCCCTTCGCGATGATCGACCTCGCCGGCCTCGACATCGGCTGGCGCATCCGAAAGGCGATGGGGCCGACTGCTGACGGCGGTCCGGCCCCGATCGCCGATCAGCTGTGCGAGATGGGCCGCTTCGGCCAGAAGACCGGCCGCGGCTTCTACATCTACGAGAAGGGCGCGCGTGGCGGGACGCCGGATCCTGAGGTTGCTGCGCTGATCGAGAGGACGGCGGCCGACATGGGCATCGTCCGGCGCGAGATCAGCGACGAGGAGATCGTCGAGCGGCTGATATACCCCATGATCAGCGAGGGTGCGAAGATCCTCGACGAGGGGATCGCCCAGCGGCCGGGCGACATCGACATCGTCTGGGTCAATGGCTACGGCTTCCCGGTGCGGCTCGGGGGACCGATGCACTGGGCGGACACGGTCGGTCTGGCGCATATCCGCGACCGGCTGCGGCACTGGGCGCAGTTCAATCCTGCGCTTCAGCCGGCGCCGCTGCTCGAGCGCCTCGCGGATGAAGGCCGCGGCTTTGCCTCGCTGCGCACGGGCAGGGACAAGGCAGCCTGA
- a CDS encoding alanine racemase, whose translation MRRFPNARAVALELWPDEPVYCFRPQVLAADAEAFRAAYPGRTAYAVKTNPHPLVLNTLARIGIDAFDVASPAEFRMARQAAPAADLLYMHPVKAATAIREALTAYRIRHFSLDHEGEAAKILREARGAGVPVSELTLFVRLATRGHAAYNLSRKFGAAPGHAVELLQRVARLGAQAGLCFHVGSQVEEPDAYERALKSAQWVRQRAGVPVAALDIGGGFPARYGHDRRRPAPAVPPLARLMPRIVKAIERYGFADLPLVAEPGRALVARSLSVLVRVLLRKGQRLYINDGVWGSLSDAWTGKLTLPVHLIPEPDRARPAGDPRKHAAFRIMGATCDSVDILSRPFWLPETVAAGDWIEVGHIGAYSLSLRTDFNGLYPDTFVEVESPFRS comes from the coding sequence CTGCGCCGCTTTCCGAATGCGCGGGCGGTGGCGCTGGAGCTGTGGCCGGACGAGCCAGTCTACTGCTTCCGGCCGCAGGTGCTGGCCGCCGATGCCGAGGCGTTCCGCGCTGCCTATCCGGGTCGCACCGCCTATGCAGTCAAGACCAACCCGCATCCGCTGGTGCTCAACACGCTGGCGCGGATCGGCATCGATGCCTTCGACGTCGCCTCGCCGGCAGAATTCCGCATGGCCCGTCAGGCAGCGCCCGCTGCCGACCTCCTGTACATGCATCCGGTGAAGGCGGCGACCGCCATCCGCGAAGCGCTCACGGCCTATCGCATCCGCCACTTCTCGCTCGACCATGAAGGCGAAGCAGCGAAGATCCTGCGCGAGGCCCGGGGCGCGGGGGTGCCGGTCAGCGAGCTGACATTGTTCGTCAGACTGGCGACCAGAGGCCACGCGGCCTACAACCTGTCGCGCAAGTTCGGCGCGGCGCCCGGCCATGCGGTGGAACTGCTGCAGCGGGTGGCGCGGCTCGGCGCGCAGGCGGGTCTGTGTTTCCATGTCGGCAGCCAGGTCGAGGAGCCCGACGCCTATGAGCGCGCGCTGAAGAGCGCGCAATGGGTGCGTCAGCGCGCCGGTGTGCCGGTGGCTGCCCTCGATATCGGCGGCGGCTTTCCCGCCCGCTATGGCCACGACCGCCGACGCCCGGCACCGGCGGTGCCACCGCTCGCCCGGCTGATGCCGCGGATCGTCAAGGCCATCGAACGCTACGGCTTCGCCGACCTGCCGCTGGTCGCCGAGCCGGGCCGGGCGCTGGTCGCCCGCTCGCTGTCGGTGCTGGTCCGGGTGCTGCTGCGCAAGGGGCAACGGCTCTACATCAACGATGGCGTCTGGGGGAGCCTGTCCGATGCCTGGACCGGCAAGCTGACGCTGCCGGTGCATCTGATCCCGGAACCCGATCGGGCGCGGCCGGCAGGCGATCCCCGCAAGCACGCCGCCTTCCGGATCATGGGTGCCACCTGCGACTCCGTCGACATCCTGTCACGGCCGTTCTGGTTGCCGGAGACCGTTGCCGCCGGCGACTGGATCGAGGTCGGCCATATCGGTGCCTACTCGCTGTCGCTGCGCACCGACTTCAACGGGCTCTACCCCGATACCTTCGTCGAGGTGGAGAGCCCGTTCCGCAGCTGA
- a CDS encoding pentapeptide repeat-containing protein — MKKIVLIGFLLLVVIAGGLLYWSDWADQTGERTDAGPMIERLRVEGVCEQCDLRFASLRELDLPQARLARSVLRDADLKYARLPDADFAKADLQRAEMEEADVAGANFTGALMLASDLEKGRATGAVFRDADIRNADLDRADLSGADFSDADLRNTGLKRSVLTGAVFRNAKLDGARLERARAAGADFTGARLPQADLDRIQAQGARFVDADLRGARLSHANLTGADLAGANLDQTTLQRTNLSGADLTGTKGLRQSRLSTACGDADTRLPPGLTIAPCRSAAPAGE; from the coding sequence ATGAAGAAGATCGTCCTGATCGGGTTCCTCCTGCTCGTGGTCATCGCAGGGGGATTGCTCTACTGGTCGGATTGGGCTGACCAGACAGGTGAACGCACCGACGCCGGCCCCATGATCGAGCGCCTGAGGGTCGAAGGTGTCTGTGAACAATGCGACCTGCGCTTTGCCAGCCTGCGCGAGCTCGATCTGCCGCAGGCCCGCCTCGCCCGCAGCGTGCTGCGCGACGCCGACCTGAAGTATGCGCGTCTCCCCGACGCGGATTTCGCCAAGGCCGATCTGCAGCGGGCCGAGATGGAGGAGGCCGACGTCGCCGGGGCGAACTTCACCGGCGCGCTGATGCTCGCCTCCGATCTCGAGAAGGGTCGGGCCACCGGCGCCGTGTTTCGCGACGCCGACATCCGCAATGCCGACCTCGACCGCGCCGATCTGTCCGGCGCCGATTTCAGCGACGCGGACCTGCGCAATACCGGTCTCAAGCGCAGCGTGCTGACCGGCGCGGTCTTCCGGAACGCCAAGCTCGACGGCGCGAGGCTCGAACGCGCCCGTGCAGCGGGCGCCGACTTCACCGGTGCGCGATTGCCGCAGGCCGATCTCGACAGGATACAGGCCCAGGGCGCACGGTTCGTTGACGCCGACCTCAGAGGCGCGCGCTTGTCGCACGCCAATCTGACCGGCGCCGACCTCGCCGGCGCCAATCTCGACCAGACGACGCTGCAGCGCACCAACCTTTCCGGTGCCGATCTGACGGGGACGAAGGGATTGCGCCAGAGCCGTCTGTCGACCGCCTGCGGTGATGCCGATACTCGGCTGCCGCCGGGCCTGACCATTGCTCCCTGCCGCAGCGCGGCGCCTGCCGGCGAATGA
- a CDS encoding MBL fold metallo-hydrolase produces the protein MTGDTTSTLRAAIVPVTPFQQNCTLLFDEASRRGVVVDPGGDLDRIDEAIAKLGLTIEGILLTHGHIDHAAGADELRERLGVTITGPHRADRMLLANLSAQGAMYGIIGARDVEPDRWLEEGDTVTVAGRTLEVLHCPGHSPGSVVYFDRAARFALVGDVLFRGSVGRTDLPGGSFEQLSEAIHRKLFPLGDDVVFLCGHGPGGTLGEERRSNPFVGMGA, from the coding sequence ATGACAGGCGACACAACCTCGACGCTGCGGGCAGCCATCGTGCCGGTGACGCCGTTCCAGCAGAACTGCACGCTGCTGTTCGACGAGGCCAGCAGGCGTGGTGTCGTTGTCGATCCGGGCGGCGATCTCGACCGGATCGACGAGGCGATCGCCAAACTTGGCCTAACCATCGAGGGCATCCTTCTCACCCACGGCCACATCGACCACGCCGCAGGCGCCGACGAACTGCGCGAGCGGCTCGGCGTGACGATCACCGGACCGCACCGGGCCGACCGAATGTTGCTTGCGAACCTGTCGGCGCAGGGTGCCATGTATGGGATTATCGGTGCCCGCGACGTGGAGCCGGACCGCTGGCTCGAGGAGGGCGACACGGTGACGGTGGCGGGTCGTACCTTGGAGGTGCTGCACTGCCCCGGCCACAGCCCCGGCTCGGTGGTCTACTTTGATCGCGCGGCGCGGTTCGCGCTGGTCGGCGATGTGCTGTTCCGCGGTTCGGTCGGGCGCACCGATCTGCCCGGCGGCAGCTTCGAGCAGCTCTCCGAGGCGATCCACCGGAAGCTGTTTCCGCTCGGCGACGACGTCGTGTTCCTGTGCGGGCACGGACCCGGCGGTACGCTGGGCGAGGAGCGCCGCAGCAACCCGTTCGTCGGCATGGGCGCCTGA
- a CDS encoding MaoC family dehydratase: MTMSRAGDYCLDDLAPGMSFETGAMTINEGDIIAFARQFDPQYFHLDPDAARASAFGGLIASGLHTLSVSMRLFFDLGLWPRAIIGSPGMNEIRWVKPVHPDDTLTSRLQIAAVTPSRSKPDRGVVTTRHETLNQRGETVLTFACLHMLYTRAAVEAAAAAR; the protein is encoded by the coding sequence ATGACCATGAGCCGCGCCGGCGACTACTGCCTCGACGACCTTGCCCCCGGCATGAGCTTCGAGACCGGCGCCATGACAATCAACGAGGGTGACATCATCGCGTTCGCCCGCCAGTTCGATCCGCAATACTTCCACCTCGATCCGGACGCGGCGCGCGCTTCCGCCTTTGGCGGCCTGATCGCGTCCGGCCTTCACACGCTGAGCGTGTCGATGCGGCTTTTCTTCGACCTAGGCCTGTGGCCTCGCGCCATCATCGGCTCGCCGGGCATGAACGAGATCCGCTGGGTGAAACCGGTCCATCCCGACGACACCCTGACCTCGCGGCTTCAGATCGCGGCGGTAACGCCGTCGCGGTCGAAGCCGGACAGGGGCGTCGTCACCACGCGCCACGAAACGCTGAACCAGCGCGGCGAGACGGTCCTCACCTTCGCCTGCCTGCACATGCTGTACACCCGCGCGGCGGTAGAAGCGGCCGCCGCCGCGCGCTGA
- a CDS encoding acyltransferase family protein codes for MRYTVPSRVDWVDIAKGICIILVVLMHSTLGVEKAVGADGWLHGLVAFARPFRIPAFFLIAGLFLARRIDQPWRAYADSKVLHFAYFYVLWLVIQCLVKCGLEAERWDLVPLHMLEGLVQPYGTLWFIYMLPVFFVATRLLRDVPAPVVLVGAAMLQIAPIETGWLPVDEFADRFVFFYAGHALAPFIFRFAETVRSDHRPAAAALLVWAVINGIAVWAGVAGLPGVALALGAAGAAAVVAASVLLVPTIAAVPLRYCGAHSIVIYLAFVLPMAATRIALVTTGLVPDVGTMSLIVTVVAVTGPLMLERIVRGTRLDLLFVRPAWARLGDRRTLVAAE; via the coding sequence ATGCGCTACACCGTTCCATCGCGGGTCGACTGGGTGGATATCGCCAAGGGCATCTGCATCATCCTGGTGGTGCTGATGCATTCGACGCTGGGCGTGGAGAAGGCCGTCGGGGCGGACGGCTGGCTGCACGGTCTGGTGGCCTTCGCCCGGCCGTTCCGGATCCCCGCCTTCTTCCTGATCGCCGGACTGTTCCTGGCTCGCCGCATCGACCAGCCCTGGCGGGCGTATGCCGACAGCAAGGTCCTGCACTTCGCCTATTTCTACGTGCTGTGGCTGGTGATCCAGTGCCTGGTCAAGTGCGGATTGGAGGCCGAGCGTTGGGATCTCGTGCCGCTGCACATGCTCGAGGGGCTGGTGCAGCCCTATGGCACGCTTTGGTTCATCTACATGCTGCCCGTCTTCTTCGTCGCGACCCGGCTGCTGCGCGACGTCCCGGCTCCCGTCGTGCTGGTCGGGGCAGCGATGCTGCAGATCGCACCGATCGAAACCGGGTGGCTTCCCGTTGACGAATTCGCCGACCGGTTCGTGTTCTTCTATGCGGGCCATGCGCTGGCGCCGTTCATCTTCCGGTTCGCCGAGACGGTGCGCAGCGACCATCGGCCGGCGGCAGCCGCGTTGTTGGTCTGGGCGGTGATCAACGGGATCGCCGTCTGGGCCGGTGTGGCGGGGCTGCCGGGCGTGGCGCTGGCGCTCGGGGCAGCAGGTGCCGCAGCGGTCGTCGCCGCTTCGGTGCTGCTGGTGCCGACCATCGCCGCCGTGCCGCTGCGCTATTGCGGCGCGCACTCGATCGTCATCTATCTGGCCTTCGTGCTGCCGATGGCGGCGACGCGAATCGCTCTGGTCACAACCGGCCTCGTGCCCGATGTCGGCACCATGTCGCTGATCGTCACCGTCGTCGCGGTCACGGGGCCGCTGATGCTGGAACGGATCGTGCGCGGCACCCGCCTCGACCTGCTGTTCGTGCGTCCGGCCTGGGCGCGGCTGGGAGATCGCCGGACTCTGGTGGCGGCTGAGTAG
- a CDS encoding NADH:flavin oxidoreductase/NADH oxidase, whose translation MSVLFSELKVGPVMLPNRIVVPPMCQYSADDGSVNDWHLQHLMTLAMSGAGLVVVEATAVERLGRITHGCVGLYSDANEYALRRVIAAARSVALPGTKFGIQLAHAGRKASSQRPWEGGNALAAGEDPWQTYAASPLPIGPGWHVPEPLDAAGIARIRKAFVKAARRAERIGFDMIELHMAHGYLMHSFLSPIANRRDDDWGGDAERRMAFPLSVAEAVREAVGPGIALGARITGSDWSEEGITPDDAVALVRRLKAIGLDYVCVSSGGITTTIRVPISPGYQVPFAAKVKAETGIATRAVGLIVDPHQAETILADGKADMVAIGRAMLFDPRWGWRAAEALGADIALPTQYARTSAAAWPGRQMLREAAE comes from the coding sequence ATGTCCGTGCTGTTCAGCGAACTGAAGGTCGGTCCCGTCATGCTGCCGAACCGCATCGTCGTTCCGCCGATGTGCCAGTACTCGGCCGACGACGGCTCGGTGAATGACTGGCACCTGCAGCACCTGATGACGCTCGCCATGTCGGGCGCGGGCCTGGTGGTCGTCGAGGCAACGGCGGTCGAACGTCTCGGACGCATCACCCATGGGTGTGTCGGACTTTATTCCGACGCGAACGAATATGCGCTTCGCCGGGTGATCGCCGCCGCCCGCTCGGTGGCGCTGCCGGGGACGAAATTCGGCATCCAGCTCGCCCATGCCGGGCGCAAGGCCTCCTCCCAGCGGCCGTGGGAAGGCGGCAACGCGCTCGCGGCCGGCGAGGATCCGTGGCAGACCTATGCCGCCTCGCCCCTGCCGATCGGTCCGGGCTGGCACGTTCCCGAGCCGCTCGACGCGGCCGGCATCGCCCGCATCCGCAAGGCGTTCGTCAAGGCCGCGCGCCGGGCTGAGCGGATCGGCTTCGACATGATCGAGCTGCACATGGCGCACGGCTACCTGATGCACTCCTTCCTGTCACCGATCGCCAACCGGCGAGACGACGACTGGGGCGGCGATGCGGAGCGCCGCATGGCCTTCCCGCTGTCGGTGGCCGAGGCCGTGCGCGAAGCCGTAGGGCCGGGGATCGCGCTGGGTGCGCGCATCACCGGCAGCGACTGGTCCGAGGAGGGCATCACGCCCGATGACGCAGTGGCGCTCGTCCGCCGGCTGAAGGCGATCGGACTCGATTATGTCTGTGTGTCCTCTGGCGGCATCACCACCACGATCCGCGTGCCGATCTCGCCCGGATATCAGGTGCCGTTCGCTGCCAAGGTAAAGGCCGAGACGGGAATTGCCACCCGAGCGGTCGGCCTGATCGTCGATCCGCATCAGGCCGAGACGATCCTCGCCGACGGCAAGGCCGACATGGTGGCGATCGGCCGCGCGATGCTGTTTGATCCGCGTTGGGGTTGGCGCGCCGCCGAAGCGCTCGGAGCCGACATCGCGCTGCCGACGCAATATGCCCGGACGTCGGCCGCCGCCTGGCCGGGCCGGCAGATGCTGCGCGAGGCAGCGGAATAG
- a CDS encoding cupin domain-containing protein translates to MEHLLRFDLAAVTPDHGAPPPERVLSGSPRFTTWNLEETPDGKVFSGLWEATPGKWRIAYEEWEFCSILSGRSVVQADGGAPQTFGPGDHLVIRPGFVGTWEVVETTRKVYVIRLP, encoded by the coding sequence ATCGAACACCTCTTGCGCTTCGACCTTGCCGCCGTGACGCCGGACCACGGTGCACCGCCACCCGAACGGGTGCTGTCCGGATCGCCGCGCTTCACCACCTGGAACCTCGAGGAAACGCCGGACGGCAAGGTCTTCAGCGGCCTCTGGGAGGCGACGCCGGGCAAATGGCGGATCGCTTACGAGGAGTGGGAGTTCTGCTCGATCCTGTCAGGTCGCTCCGTCGTCCAGGCCGACGGCGGCGCGCCGCAGACCTTCGGACCGGGCGACCACCTGGTCATCCGTCCCGGCTTCGTGGGCACATGGGAAGTGGTGGAAACCACACGCAAGGTTTACGTGATCCGCTTGCCCTGA
- a CDS encoding M3 family metallopeptidase, whose product MPPFDRIRTAHFAPALKAALAAHDAEIAAIAGNPEPPTFANTIAALELSGRALRQAAAVFYNLAGADTNDELQAVERELAPLMARHRTAMFLNEDLFRRIDRLAADAGSLDLDAEARRVLERYHLAFTRNGAALPEASKARLRKIAERLASLGTQFAQNVLADEKSWEMVLDEADLAGLPDELRSAAAQAAGERGHPGRYVITLSRSSIEPFLQYSARRDLREQAFRAWTGRGESGGETDNRAIIAEMVALRAERAKLLGYNSFAHFRLADSMAGTPEAALDLLRTVWTPARARAEAEQARLQALATAEGGNFEIAAWDWRYYAEKLRAAEFDLDEGRLKPYLQLDKVIEAAFHTANRLFGLSFTERPDLPRYHPDVRVWEVRDADGGHVGLFLGDYFARPSKRSGAWMSGFRGQEKLAGDIRPIIVNVMNFAKAGDGQPTLLSFDDARTLFHEFGHALHGLMSDVTYPLLAGTNVSRDFVEFPSQLYEHWLERPEILERFAVHYRSGEPMPAQMLERLKAARTFNQGFATVEYVASALVDMELHLLGEVSGLDIGRFETESLARIGMPKAIVMRHRPPHFAHIFSGDGYAAGYYSYMWSEVLDADGFRAFEEAGDVFDPATARRLRDHVYAAGFRKEPAEAYRAFRGRAPSPQALLEKRGLA is encoded by the coding sequence ATGCCGCCCTTCGACCGGATCCGGACGGCACATTTCGCCCCGGCGCTGAAGGCCGCTCTCGCCGCACACGACGCCGAGATCGCGGCGATTGCGGGCAATCCCGAGCCACCGACCTTCGCCAACACTATCGCTGCGCTCGAACTGAGCGGCCGCGCCCTTCGCCAGGCGGCCGCCGTCTTCTACAACCTCGCTGGCGCCGACACCAACGACGAACTCCAGGCGGTGGAGCGCGAGCTCGCGCCGCTGATGGCGCGCCATCGCACCGCCATGTTCCTGAACGAGGATCTGTTCCGGCGGATCGACAGGCTCGCGGCGGATGCCGGCTCGCTCGATCTCGATGCCGAGGCGCGGCGCGTGCTGGAGCGGTATCACCTCGCCTTCACCCGCAACGGCGCCGCACTGCCGGAGGCCAGCAAGGCGCGCCTCCGCAAGATTGCCGAACGGCTGGCAAGCCTCGGTACGCAGTTCGCTCAGAATGTGCTGGCCGATGAGAAGTCGTGGGAAATGGTGCTGGACGAGGCCGATCTCGCCGGTCTGCCCGACGAACTGCGCTCGGCCGCCGCCCAGGCAGCCGGAGAACGCGGACATCCCGGCCGCTACGTCATCACCCTGTCGCGCTCGAGTATCGAGCCGTTCCTGCAGTATTCGGCGCGGCGCGACCTGCGCGAGCAGGCGTTCCGCGCCTGGACCGGGCGCGGCGAGAGCGGCGGCGAAACCGACAATCGCGCCATCATCGCCGAGATGGTGGCGTTGCGGGCGGAGCGGGCGAAGCTGCTCGGCTACAACAGCTTCGCCCATTTCAGGCTGGCGGACTCCATGGCCGGCACGCCGGAGGCGGCGCTCGACCTGTTGCGCACGGTATGGACGCCAGCTCGCGCGCGGGCAGAGGCCGAGCAGGCACGGCTTCAGGCCCTTGCCACCGCCGAGGGCGGCAATTTCGAGATCGCTGCCTGGGACTGGCGCTACTACGCCGAGAAGCTGCGCGCCGCCGAGTTCGATCTCGACGAGGGCCGGCTGAAGCCCTACCTGCAGCTCGACAAGGTCATCGAGGCGGCCTTCCATACCGCGAACCGGCTGTTCGGCCTCAGCTTCACGGAACGGCCCGACCTGCCCCGCTACCACCCGGATGTGCGCGTCTGGGAGGTACGTGACGCCGACGGGGGCCATGTCGGCCTCTTTCTCGGCGACTATTTCGCCAGACCCTCGAAGCGCAGCGGTGCCTGGATGAGCGGGTTCCGCGGTCAGGAGAAGCTTGCCGGAGACATCCGGCCGATCATCGTAAACGTGATGAACTTCGCCAAGGCCGGCGATGGACAGCCGACGCTGCTCTCCTTCGACGACGCCCGCACCCTGTTCCACGAGTTCGGCCACGCGCTGCACGGCTTGATGTCGGATGTCACCTATCCGCTGCTCGCCGGAACCAATGTCTCACGCGATTTCGTCGAATTCCCCTCGCAGCTCTACGAACACTGGCTCGAACGACCGGAGATTCTCGAACGCTTCGCCGTTCACTACCGGTCGGGCGAGCCGATGCCGGCTCAGATGCTGGAGCGACTCAAGGCCGCCCGCACCTTCAACCAGGGCTTCGCGACGGTGGAGTATGTCGCCTCGGCGCTCGTCGACATGGAGCTCCACCTGCTCGGCGAGGTTTCCGGACTGGATATCGGCCGGTTCGAGACGGAGAGCCTCGCACGCATCGGCATGCCGAAGGCGATCGTGATGCGCCACCGTCCGCCGCACTTTGCCCACATCTTCTCCGGCGATGGCTACGCAGCCGGCTACTACAGCTACATGTGGTCGGAAGTGCTCGATGCGGACGGCTTCCGCGCCTTCGAGGAGGCGGGTGACGTGTTCGATCCGGCAACCGCCCGCCGGCTGCGCGACCACGTCTACGCCGCCGGCTTCCGCAAGGAGCCGGCAGAAGCCTACCGGGCCTTCCGCGGCCGGGCACCGAGTCCGCAGGCGCTGCTGGAAAAGCGCGGGTTGGCCTGA